Genomic DNA from Thermoanaerobaculia bacterium:
GGCGCTCGTCATGGACAAGGCCACCGGCAAGGCGAAGGGCTTCGGTTTCGTCGAGTTCGGAACGGACTCCGAAGGAGCCGCCGCGATTGCCGGCCTGAACGGGAAGGAAGTCGGAGGCAAGGCCTTGACCGTCAACGAGGCGCGCTCCAAGGGCGCCCCGGCGCCCGCCGCGCACTGAGCATCGGGAGAGTCTCGAACGGGCGGGCCATCGGGCCCGCCCTTTTTTTGTCTCGAGTTCCGGCCGCGCCCGGAACGTTCAGAGCTTCCAAGTCGCGATGAACGCGGGCGCGTTGGACAGCGCGTCGGCCAGGCCGTGGAGGGCGACGATGAGGAGCCAGTTGCGCGTGCGCATCCAGAGAATGCCGAAGACGATCCCCCCCAGTGCCATGGTCG
This window encodes:
- a CDS encoding RNA-binding protein, whose translation is MKVYVGNLSPESTEQQLRDLVAPFGKVDSVALVMDKATGKAKGFGFVEFGTDSEGAAAIAGLNGKEVGGKALTVNEARSKGAPAPAAH